CAAGCTTTCCACTATCTTATCACATATATCTGCAATCATATTCAAACACTATTAAAATTCAAGAGAAGCAATAATGGTTTAATACATTATCAAGTGTATATCTGCTTCATAGAATACATAAGCTTCATGGTGATGACAAATAAGTGGGGGCACACTAAAATCAAGTACTACACTTGAAACACAGTTTCCAAACATTTCAAACAATGGGAAGTTGTTGTTTTAAATAAGCCCATTAAGTGTTACATAATTCATGTTTACATTCagttaaaataatttaaaggcAAAAGGGGGGGGTGTTGGGGTTGGGGTTTGGGGCAGGGGTGGAACAGGCTTTTTTTACAACTATGGTAGCAGCCTTGGAGGTCAGTTCCATCAACAATAAAGATTGCCATCTATTTGATTGGTAATTTTATTTGATATCTAATGGGATATTTACATCTAACACTATGAATGAgtaatagaaagaagaaaagaggataAAACGAGCAAGAGAGAATAAGGCCAAAGAATTGAGCAAACTTTCCGTACTTTAAATAGTTTGATTCTAGCATGTCTCCTCTTCTTCAATTTGTATGTTAAATAGTAACAAAAACATCCAACCATAGCAGAAATTGTTTGTGGCCCTGCAAAATCTTTCATCCTCCTAGACAATATTTTATTCCAAGAGAATAAGATCAGGTCAGATCACCTTAGAAGAAGCCCTAGAAAAATTTCCAAACAACCTAAGTCCTAAGATCTGAATCCTGCAGCTAATTGCAGATGCCTATTAGTTAATctgattctttttctttttaatgaaactAAGCAACACTGCTGTGCTTTTAAAGCGGCTGCAATAAAACAAAGGGCAGCCCAATAAAATGTTTCAAAAGAGATCCACCAAAATAGTTCAGAAATGCACTATTTTATTTGATAAGAATTGAGAGGTTGTCCTGGATTTCCATTTTCATCCAAAAGAACTAAAAACTGGCTAGGactaattacaaatcattctTGTTCATAGCTAACTAGATTTTATTGCTCTAAATGATGTCTAGGAAATAATGGatacatgagagagagagagagagggagagagagagagagaacttttCAATTATGTTGATGTGGTTAAACCACGAACTTTAACCAAAATTGAAACATACAAAGGCCTATGCCACTATACATTACAAGGTAGAAGATTTaaacaacaattaatgatttaCATACCTCTTCTAACACCCAAAAATGGACCGGATTGCCTAACCAAAGATGCCAAAAGTTCTGGCACATCCAACGGTGGTACTTCCTATATcagaaatcaaagagaaaatattcaGCATGGTAAATCATTGCATtactaaaattttaaactcCAAATCCATTTTATGCAAATGTAGTCCCTAAATTaagcaagaaaataaatagCAAAAACAAGATTCTCTAAAGAGATATAGTCTTTCCCCACAGCTTGCAGTTAAGCCTGAGCAGTCTTAAGACTACACGACAAATGGCCCAAGCCCAACACAAACAGCCGATTTCTAACATTTTGATACCCTTGAGCACAATGCTGTTTAGTTTTTTGGAATTTGAATAGACAacaatatatttatgttttcaaaCACAGGACCATATGGAATGTTTCCAGAAAACTTAGATgccatatttttaacaaaaaaaaaaacagatagaTATGAAAGAATCCTCCACAGAAACGTTATATGAAGAAACGTTATCATAGCCACTAAACACACTAAAAATGGCCTTTCACAAAGACTTAAGGCCCTGGGATCTAATTTATTAAGACCTCAAACAATTGTGTACCTTCCATTGTCAGTACTAAAGTATAGTTGAGAAATATCACATCAAATTTGACAGATACGTTAGAGAATATCATAGCCAACTCAATGATGCATCCAATATAAGAACGATCACTATGTTTGGCAGCAGGGAATTGGAATTGGATAAAAGTGAAAACTTCGATACATGATGTTCTAGAGAAAGGGCCTCAAATTTCATCCATTTAGAATTGGAAACTTCAAACCACATGATGCCAAACACAGCAAATAAATCCTTCAGGAAGCTCAAGTGGAAGATAGCATACTTGATTCTTACAGAAGTAGTAAAAGAAAAGCATGTTGTTTATTAAAACATGAAGCCAAAAGAAATCATCCAGACGGACACCTACCTTTGACTCTTCAGGCTCCTTGCACATTGCTTTCTGCAAAAAGTTTAATGTATAAAGTGTCagacaaaagaaaatcatcaaatatatacGCACAGATGTAGGTGTGTACGCATGTATGCATATACTAACCTCTAAACATTGAAAGTGTACAACAACCACAAAGTATACATGAAACCactagaaaataattaattagaaacTAAGTATGACTTTCTAAAAGTTAAAACATGTATCGCCGCTAATTCAGAAGagatgatcttttttttttcaagtggtaTAAGTATAACAATAACGTTTTTATAGCTCTGGCCTCTGAGATCCTCATGCAAGTTGTAattaaatgacataaataaCCCCTCATGGCATTGTAGACAAGATGTACAACATTCACTGCATAAACACATCAAAGTGCTAGATGGAGCATTAAGTCCATGGCTAAAAGCTTGGTTGAGGCATTTACACCTTATGTCGCAATGCATGTCTCTGGACAAAACTGCATCTTTATAAATCTTGCGTCTAAAAATGTACTAAGTTTGAGGATCAGATCAGAAGCCCATAAAAGAAGGTGAAAGCTTCTTAGTCTTATAGGaagcttcaaaatttgaacGGGAAGTTCTTTGCAATGTAGATTATTGTAACCTTTGTAGTAAAATACAAACCAACTTTAATTTAGTCAATAAGACCATTAAAGGGATCTTTCGAGCTTCATCAAACTCCTTCTCATGAACATGATTAGGGTCCTTGTGAACTAAGCACACAACTTTCTACTAGTTCTTTCAGTTTGAGGTCCATAAGTCTCATCCTCCCACAATTAAGCAAGCAACCTAAAACGACATCTAGAGAAAAGCATGGGAAATAACCAATATAGCCATCATTATATTgcgtttatttttctttttttccagtCTTTGTTCTAATGTGACTATTGGTAACAATATAATCAACAAACCAACACATACCAATCAATTACTTCCCACATGACCGTTGGCACTCGAGCATAAATGAGTTCTAAAACCTTTTAAACTGAAAGACAAACATCGAAACCCAAATTTTAAGTTCTAAGAGAGATTGAAGTTTTCAGGTAAATAATTGGAAACTCCAGCATCTCaaatctttcaaatttcaagGAATTCTCAAGTATTCTCCTCAGAAAGATGCACTGCATCCCCAGAATATCAAATGACATTTGCTTTTGAAAACACAAGTTCTAACCCTTCATAGCTTTGCTTCATTCGATGTTTCAGTCTTGAATTAAGATATAATTAGTTATAATGATTCAAACATAGCCAAATAAATCAAATTGCTAACTCGTACAACCAAACCAAagcaacatatattatatacattcaaattcatattcaaAACAAGGAAAGGTTGGCAAGAGAGAACATACCAAGCTTGACTTCACTTTCTCCACAAACTCACTCTTCTTAAACCCACCGAAAATCTCTGCCGACGAACTCCGCCTCTCGAACTCTTTGAGCCTCGTCTTCAACGCACGAACTGGCTCCCAATCCCTAGCAGACTGCGCCTcctctccttctccttcacCTTTCCACTCCCCCCAGAAATCTCTAAACTTAACCATATTCCTTCTCCTAACCCTATCAAAATTGATAGTTCCGTCCCCATCTTCCACCTCCGACACAATCGCATTCCTTATCGCCGATAAATCAATCCGAATACTCGTCCTCGGGCTCCACTTCTCCAGAACTTTCTTGCTGAAATTCGGCGATGAGTACGCCCGGCGGAACTCCGAGAGCTTCGGCTGCAGCCTCTTCACGAACTCGATCTCGGTCGGCGGCGGCGTCGACCGGATCGCCGGGACCGAGAACGACGTCGAGGCGGAGTTGAAGAAGTTCTCTAGCTCTCGGTCGAACGACGTCGCGAGGTTCTTGAACGAGTTTGCCCGGTCCCGCATCAACTGGAGATCCGCGTCCGCCGAGTCCCGCACCCCTTGCAATCCCTTTGAAATGAACGAGAACGCGCTCGAAGAGCTCGAAGCTTGGTTTTCGTTGACCATAGCTTAGGGTTTTGACTACGTTTTCAGAGGAAGCTAGCGCTTTTAAATACAAGGCTCGCGAGAATTTTATTGGCTTTGCAAACGCGAAAAGCGAACAGAAGCTGAGGAAAAATTGGGGAAGACGAAGGGAGGTGAGAATTTAACGGTTAGGATTTTGGGTTCTGAATTTTTCTGGAAGTGGGTGGGACCCGTGTGTATCCACGTGGGATTGTTGCACATTGATTAGATTTCCGTGTGGTGACGTGGAGACCGAGTCACGTGGGGAGGATGAGGTGGGAGCGGATCACTGGGTGAGGACCGACGAAGTTTCGATAAGGGAAATATTCTGGAATCTGGAGAGAAGCATATGCTTATGGTGGTGGTGACTTAAGCTGTTGATAGGGGCACGTGACTTATCTCCGGCTCGCACCCGTCGCACCATGCAGTATTTTGTGCTTCTCATAATAAACatgtttaatatttattttaaatactttttcaaataaaattcaaaaccatTAACAACATACCCCTAATTATTCGAAAACAGACAACATACTAACTTGCTCCGCTTGCTTCGATGGGATTTAATGCCactgaaaataataatcaaacataaaatatttttgatttaactaaaaaatcttctttaatttcataaaatgatttttattttaaaattttgtaaactatttttaattttgagtttATCTTTCTCAAACCATTAAATTACCGTCGGATCACCGTCATACTACCACTAAACTATCACGGAACCTATGCTCAAAGTTGTCAAAAGTTGCGGCCGTTTTTCGCTgtcatatatttttcatataagcGAAACGctataaaatgtaaaaatatttttaaacagTGTTCAATGTtctattaatatattttctaatgTCCCTTGCACCTCTAGTTCTCCGAAAGCAAAAGCTTGCACGACAGGAACAGCAACAACAAAGAACAACTATGCTAGCTGTTaggaaaacaaggaaaacaaagaaagaacgACTATTTTTGTCCCTTTCTAGAATGTGCAACTTTCCAATCACGTAAAAGACTTTAGTCTTCGTAGAAGACAGGTTATTATAAGTGAACCATTTTTTAAGCTATCCTATTAGTTCCATCCCCGACCAACCAAAGACGTACGCGTGAATTGAGATGGACGATGAGTGGTGTTATGAGTTTGTGGGCTGCTGCGAATGTGAACCCACTCTGTTTTGTCCCGAGCGTTTTTCACCGTGCATGTCGCGATCGGTCTTTTTTGCTTTCAAGGGTCACGTAAACCTCCCATGATTGTGTGAACCATGTTCCACATTGCCTTGACAGTTGACGGGATGGTTCTATGAAGCCTCCAGAATACGTACGGATCTCAAATGCAAACCAAAAGTACTACCGGTGGGTGGCAGCTGGTTTAGGTTTacgatttttttctattttactaaattcaatttaaaattgtgaatatcaaagagaaaataagaattaaaattatgtttgagtcgtttgaataatataaaattttgaattaaattgagTGTTAGTGGTatcaaataaactaaaaaaaaaaaaaaaaaaagttgagaagaattgagaagaattgTCTTTTCAAACAAGCCTTTAAGAATTCCAACGGTTTAACTGAGttaagtattgattaaatgattaaatttatcattttatatatatatatatatatatatatatatatatatatatatattccgtattatattatatttgtaagatttatttcatttcttatgTATTTTAGAGTTTATTTGAGTTTTTTGCTCATTATTCATTacctctttataaatagagactTATGTAATATTGTTGCAGACAATTCAATATAGTGAATATACAAAATATAGTCCAGACGtatgaataatgctatttaatagatTCTCATACGATTGTCAtgtaacagtaaaaattaaccttTAAATCAATAAGAGCacgtaaaaaaaattaacacttgATATTTAGTATCACATCATCGTAGACTCATAGTTATATTGCAATCGTAAAAAAGtctattaaatatcatttctctacttttgcctttgctctattttctttatatttcataattgtcAATATTAGAAGATAATAGTATTTTTATACTTTATCTCTTTAGTACTCTTTAGTCAAatattgcaattaaaagttgtCATACTTATCTACGAGTCATGTCCTTTAAGTAGTGAGTCATGTCCTTGTAAGGCACAAGTCATAATGTTTAATATCTTATCAAAATAAAAGCTTTGAAGTTCGAATTATGTCTTTATCAATTCACTCCACTTTAATTGTTTGGGAAGTACTCGCCAGTGAAGTCAGAACTTTACCCAATCTGTATGGTGGAAATGTTTTGAACGGTCTAAAATTTTTCTGACAAGAATAAGTACAAGAATTGAAGTGACCTCTCTTAGAGAAGTTCTATCATGAAGTTGTAGATCTTTTAGCTAAAATGTAAAGAATTTTATGTTCTAGAAAATCAGTTGGGATGCTCTCATacgaaaataaataaataaataaattatggacATTAAAGATTATTTATGCCTTGCCTCCTTTCATCAAGACTTTAATTAAGGGATTCAGATCCTCTCCTGATCCTTTAAGGACTAAAGAGTTTTATGGCTGAAATTTTTCTAGAAAAATCTCAAAGCTACAAATGAGTCACGTTAGTCTCTCtactaacaaataaaaaaaaaattatttgttaatagaAGATGACGTGGCTCATTTGTAGCCTTGGGATTTCTCTAGAGAAAGAGAAATCTCAGACGTGAACTAAGGATCGGAGAGGGTCCGGGTGGTCCATCTgtcattttcttctttgatgAGGCCCAGCCTCCCGGTCTATAAAACTATGTGATTTGCAGATGGGTCAGAATACATGGGCCGAAACCCAACCACTGAACCCAGGCCCACGTTGGAGTTTATGGGTGCGTCTAATTTAAGATTGCTtacttttgggctttttctaGATATTGACAAATCACCTTGCAACCGCGACAAATCAACCGACAGAAAACGTCTAAAACGCGGGGATCACAGTTCACAATTCACACATATGCATgcgtattttaaaattttaaatgacgtaaGAACGATTTAATATACacattattaaatattataaaatttaatttgaaccaACGTGATGAATGTATATACTCATctcaaataatattattcttcatACTCGTATTATATTGATTGATATAACatgtgctactatggtcacactCAAAGAGAATAGCTACAATTGGTCATCTCAGCCTACCCTTTTgctcaaaggaaaaaaaaaaaaaaagatataaccTATTTTAAGTGACTAGTATTTTATggaaaacttcataaaattctTCTGAACTTTTACTTATTTTGACActaattctttaaattttaaaaactttcaattacaccgtttctattaaatcttgtcaaaattactaaaatacttctttttttattaaaaaaaaatattgtaaaaatgtaacaaaaatattacaaaCATGTGCATGAATCTTtacaaatttttataataaaaaaatgggcattttggaaatttttacaATATTTCACGAATAATTCTAACAGAATAAGAATAAggtaattgaaaaatatttgatactcttaattaaaaattttttaacttcaaaataataattttaaaaacgcgTGAAAGCTTACAAaggtttttcctaatttttataattgacaTGAAGTGATTTAAAATACACTTATCATTGCTGATCTGTAGTAATAGATTGAGCGCGAAAAATAGCATGACAGGGGGTTACCGTTTATGACCACTGGCCGGACCGTCACGTCAGGTGCTGCCACGTGTAAATCCCTTCATCTCCTGTCGCTCTCAAATCCTTAGCCAGGAAGGCTTCTACAAGGGGCACAGCCGTCATTTCGTCAAAATAACCTCCTCTGCGGGAATTCGAAACTCACCGAAAGCTTTGTTTTACAACGCGTTTTCGAGAATCCAATTCCCAGGTTGGTTCATTTCGCTGAGAGAGAAATGGGGCTGCTATCcaacaggtttttttttttattattgtttataattaatttcCATTTATCTGGTATTATGATCGAGTCTGTCGGATCTCAAATGTTGTTGCTTTTCGTTTTCCTacgttttctcggcaaccaaacggGACATTAAGGGTGTAccggttatttatttatttttcctgttACTTTTTGTTTACAGAGTGGATAGGGGGAGCCTGAAACCAGGGGATCACATATACTCGTGGAGATCTGCTTATATTTATGCTCatcacggttctctatctttTCCCCTAATGGTGTTGCATTTCTTTGagcttctttgtttttgttttacgTTCTGCTTAGCATGATAAAATTGCATGCTAATTTTTTAGCTTGATGTCGCTGAATGATGAATTTCTTAGAGCAAGTTTATATGTATACTTGGATATTCATGCATAAGAAGAAAATGGTcttcaaattaaagaaaatatgaaatttttgctcaatggaggattttttttttttttttttttgttcaattgaTTTGATAAGAGGGAACTGGTGGATCCAAGCCGACCCTAAAGTTGTTCTCCGACTCCCAGGAGGCCTACTGTGTTAAATGGTGATAAGGAAATtgaattttttccattttccaaatAATTACCGGCAGATTATGCCCCGGATGCACTTAATGCTGCAAAGAGCTAACTCTGTTAGAGTTTGTGAATGATTATGGTCTCTGGAATTCCAAGCATTAGAATTTAGAAGGAAGCATCATAAAGAAGCATCTATGATTTCATTTCATGAAATGCCATTGTTAAAGAGAACGGGGAATGAATTATGACGTGGTGTATGTGTTACAATGCTTCATTCATGGAGGACTTATTATTCTTTTGAGCTTATTGTTGGTAGAGGTGGCATCATTTGAACTTCAGGGGTTTTTCATTAGTTGTTCTGTCTATACTTCAGTTTGTCGTAGGAATATTGATTCTTGTCCCTGATGTTCCTCCTGAATGAGATGACTCCACTTTTTTCTCTCTACTTGTTAGATTGAGTGATATGCAAGGTATATGTTGACATTTGATTGATTAAACAGGAAAGTTTTGCAGGAAGATATTTCTCAAGATACGggaaataaaggaaataattgTCACAACTTTTCCCTTAATTGTTTCATTGGCAAGAAAAGTTTGTATTAGTTTAAACTTATCCGTGATGCATAATCTTGTTAAAAATGCAGGATGACAATTTAGGAAAATTTTCCCTGTAGGAAAGTGATAAGTGGTAGAACAGACTCGCCCCTTTTCTTGTTTACAAAAACGCACAGAAAATACTGGAAAACagctttatttttctcttcctttcccTTTCCTGTCAATCAAAAGACTCTTAGGGCAATTATGATAAATTGACTACTGGTTCCCTATGTTTAGAAATTTGTGATGTGTTGAACatctataagaaaaaaaaacatctgTCTGTGTACCCGGCAGACAGGTTAGTAGAGAATTGGAAGTCTGTGTTCATGAAAttgcttatttttctcttcctttgaCATAGCTCCAACCTTGTGCTTTCCATGTCCTTGTATTATCTAttcactttctttccttctaTCCTAATAGATTTAACATCAATTCATTATTTGTCTTGTATATATTTTGACAATATCTTTTTCTGCATCCGAATGCAAAACAGGTATCTATGTTGGGGATGACAAAGTCATTCATTTTACTAGACGTGGCCAAGAAGTAGGAACTGGGACTGTGCTGGATGTCCTGTTGATTAGCTCAGGACCAACCCGACCTCAACTGCCCTGCCCCACTTGCACTCCACCAGAAGACGGGAACGGTGTCTTCTCCTCATGCCTGAACTGCTTCCTTGCCGGTGGTGTTTTGTACCGTTTCGAGTATGCCGTCAGCCCCGCTCTCTTTCTTGCAAAAGCACGTGGTGGGACGTGCACTCTTGCAGCCTCCGACCCAGACGATGTTGTGGTTCATCGAGCAAAGTACCTGGTTGACAACGGCTTTGGTTGCTACAATGTATTCAAGAACAACTGTGAGGACTTTGCCATCTACTGCAAAACCGGGCTTCTTGTGGTGGATCAAGGAAGAGTTGGGCAGAGTGGGCAAGCAGTTTCTATTATAGGGGGGCCTCTGGCAGCCGTTTTATCAACACCACTGCGGCTTGTTACTACCAATGTTTATGGAATGGCTGCTACAGCTGCTACAGTATACTGTGCTAGTAGGTATTACGGTGACATTGGGTTTAGGAGGGATGTAGTGAAGGTCTCAGTAGAGGATCTGACAAGGAGGCTGGCGATAGGCTCACTACAGGTGGTTGAGCCTCAAATTACTCCTGCCCGTGGGTCTCCTCCCCAGCTTCTCActtaataatttatcaaatgttATCTTTGTTCGTGACCGGGTTTAATAATTTGTTGGGACCATTGGTTCCCAATATATGAATAGTGGGCCTCTTGTCTCTTGTTACTTGAATGTGCAAGTATTTATTATGACATTTGCTTCGCTTGTTCTGAATTGTCACTTGTCTACTATATTTTGAGAAGTAAATTGTTTTGTGAACTAAATCTATGTGTATTACTTAAAAGACTGTCTAAATGATGTGTAGTAACTCGCAACATttgtgattataatgatttGTGATTATACTGATTTGTAATAAGCTTCGTGTGCCACATGAAAATATTTCAAGAGCTTgttatatacaaaaataacaaataagtcaTTATCAACTTTCGTTCAAAATTTTGACGAATTTTGTTAACATATCATGTCAAATCTAATTATATAACAAGTGTTGCCcataatgtatatataaaaacaaaagcaaaaaagaattaTGGAGAGGCTCGAGCTAAAATAGTTTGCTACTATTTTAAAGTGATTATAGGTAAGACAGCAGCTGCTCTTGAGCTATGTCAACGAAAACGATTAAAGATAAAACAAAGAACTGGGCTAAGATTTTCACAACCGATAAACTTGcaatatttgtaaaaatattataaacaaTTTGAATGAATTACTGAATCTATGAGTCACGTTGTGCTATTGGAGTTTGGCTTTAATGGTAagctaaaaattgaacaaatttGAAACAAAAGCAAGACAAAATTGTATTACACATATATCTCCTGATACAAGTGctattttaatatgatgctaaCACACGAAGAGAGACCAAAAACTAGTGGCTTTGTGAAGAAATTGGGTTACACAACAACTGTCAACAAGACACATGCTACTTCAGACATCCTGGAGTTCAAACCAACGTCTCCGGTTGTCAGTAACCCCTCTTAGACAAGCAAAACAGCGTTTATACAACCATCATTCTCAGGGTCATTTGTCACCTGAGCGTATTTCCCTGCATCCGccacaac
Above is a genomic segment from Corylus avellana chromosome ca9, CavTom2PMs-1.0 containing:
- the LOC132191759 gene encoding protein LEAD-SENSITIVE 1, translating into MGLLSNRVDRGSLKPGDHIYSWRSAYIYAHHGIYVGDDKVIHFTRRGQEVGTGTVLDVLLISSGPTRPQLPCPTCTPPEDGNGVFSSCLNCFLAGGVLYRFEYAVSPALFLAKARGGTCTLAASDPDDVVVHRAKYLVDNGFGCYNVFKNNCEDFAIYCKTGLLVVDQGRVGQSGQAVSIIGGPLAAVLSTPLRLVTTNVYGMAATAATVYCASRYYGDIGFRRDVVKVSVEDLTRRLAIGSLQVVEPQITPARGSPPQLLT